One stretch of Brevibacillus laterosporus DNA includes these proteins:
- a CDS encoding amino acid adenylation domain-containing protein translates to MFLHLTHPQKRIWYIEKIHSNSPLHNIGGCLKIKGHANVDLLEKAIQTVIERNEGLRLRFCEREGQPYQYVNEYTEKKIDYLDFSREENPSLVFEEWVEAVFKKSFTIENHDLCYFAVYKLHEAEYGILLKVHHIISDGWSTCLIQKQLCEMYSLLQHNEQVDAGVAYSYVDYIEKEKAYFHSERFQKNKIFWNETFSDVPEAFLYKSFSHLESRRKSYEMTADMTDQIRSFLQEYSISLHTFFMAVMLIYINKITDHDDIVLGTPVLNRTDKRDKNTVGMYTSTMPFRKKINPELSVKEFIKEVVYELKRCLINQKYPYDLLVSDLGLNKKGYDSLFKLCINYYNTEYLKDVEGVMLEVDEYNSGNQSYSMQVIVKEWRDDTISLCFDFKVDEYNDEDISSMFKHTTNVAEQMIKNMEMRIKDLHVCTTEELHEKVYTFNSTRTNYPKDKTIHGLFEEQAELTPDKVALVFGEQQVTYRQLDEKASQLAAFLRGKGVQQQRIVAIQATHSIELIVGILGVLKTGAAYLPIEPNYPSERINYMLKDSGAFIMLTNHELADEIDFSGEIYHFVHDEIYLDPQNNTSDKSSPHDLAYMIYTSGSTGQPKGVMIEHNSLVNYIWWARKTYVEENEIFALYSSISFDLTVTSIFTPLLSGHQIAIYQDNGEDFILHKVFNDNKATIVKVTPAHLTLIKDLDNKNSSIQKFIVGGENLKVAIAKQVEESFNGQIEIYNEYGPTEATVGCMIYKYASDKDTGVSVPIGSAIDNTQIYILDKYLQPVPTGIKGEIYISGDGVAKGYLNREELTNERFIDHPFLSGKKMYKTGDVAKYLSDSIIEYVGRSDNQVKIRGHRIELGEIERYLLEHSMIKNVIVIDRENAKGDKLLYAYFVSDEEIDVAELKKWLSTYVPSFMIPNRMIKLEQLPLTINGKLNMHELPFDDESELEMISPRNEREEQLVKVMGEVLGIAEISMNDNFYQIGGDSIKAIQISSKLKNMNMELHIKDILEKELVEEIAATIKENHTQKIIDQGVSTGTINQTPIIQWFFSQQFEQENHFNQSVLLACKKSIDKQIIATAIKKLVEHHDMLRVRCDRNTKELFYQNDHIHETNYFVYYDLTHEPEEMKFEKMKELGSITKSSFHLEETPLFKACIFQLGEEEQYLLFTAHHIVVDGVSWRILIEDFTSGVEQLQHHQEISLPLKTHSFGEWARQLATYSLHVTQTDQALRYWKDTTIQSFQFLTDFDRGIDDVKSSSTMQAYLDGAWIKDFSVLINDVYGLELYEGLLIGLLVTVHQSAKEQDIVIELEGHGRETIHDEIDISRTVGWFTSMYPAHFSITDMGLEHIIKHVKEQIRAIPHKGFTYGVLKYLTKELQEEIGKGIRFNYLGHFDNVLQGDFTMADLDCGADIGSNNHLTALLDINVWIANGQLQINVTYSTNRFREETIQQFLNEYLDSLNEIRNYCLQKNDKEFTPSDFETADISQDDLDGLFI, encoded by the coding sequence ATGTTTTTACATTTGACTCATCCTCAGAAAAGAATATGGTACATCGAAAAAATCCATTCTAATTCTCCGTTGCATAATATTGGTGGGTGTTTAAAAATAAAAGGTCACGCCAATGTAGACTTACTGGAAAAGGCGATACAAACGGTCATTGAAAGAAATGAAGGGCTCCGGTTGAGATTTTGCGAAAGAGAAGGACAACCATATCAATATGTGAATGAATATACGGAAAAAAAGATAGATTATCTAGACTTTAGTAGAGAGGAAAACCCCTCTCTTGTTTTTGAAGAATGGGTTGAAGCTGTTTTCAAAAAATCCTTTACTATAGAAAATCATGATCTATGTTACTTTGCCGTCTATAAATTACACGAAGCTGAGTATGGAATTCTATTGAAGGTTCACCACATAATATCTGATGGTTGGTCAACTTGTCTGATTCAAAAACAACTGTGTGAGATGTACAGCTTGCTCCAGCATAATGAGCAAGTGGATGCAGGTGTGGCCTATTCCTATGTCGATTATATTGAGAAGGAAAAAGCGTATTTTCATTCGGAACGTTTTCAGAAGAATAAGATTTTTTGGAACGAAACCTTTAGTGATGTACCTGAAGCATTTCTCTATAAAAGCTTTTCTCATTTGGAAAGCCGTCGTAAATCTTATGAAATGACAGCTGACATGACGGATCAAATTAGAAGTTTCTTACAGGAGTACAGCATTTCGTTACATACATTTTTTATGGCGGTTATGCTTATTTATATCAATAAAATAACAGATCACGATGATATCGTTCTAGGTACGCCCGTTCTGAATCGAACAGATAAGAGAGACAAGAATACAGTGGGAATGTATACGAGCACGATGCCTTTCCGAAAGAAAATAAACCCCGAGCTGTCTGTGAAAGAGTTTATAAAAGAAGTCGTATATGAATTAAAGCGGTGTTTAATCAATCAAAAATATCCTTATGATCTGCTAGTTTCCGATTTGGGGTTAAACAAAAAAGGGTACGATAGTTTGTTCAAGCTATGTATTAACTATTACAATACCGAGTACCTCAAAGACGTAGAGGGAGTAATGTTAGAAGTAGATGAATACAACAGTGGAAATCAAAGTTATTCCATGCAAGTGATTGTAAAAGAGTGGCGAGATGATACCATTTCGCTTTGTTTTGATTTCAAGGTAGATGAGTATAACGATGAGGATATCTCTTCCATGTTCAAACACACTACGAATGTAGCTGAGCAAATGATTAAGAACATGGAGATGAGAATTAAGGATTTGCATGTGTGTACGACAGAAGAGTTACATGAAAAGGTATATACCTTCAATTCTACCAGGACCAACTATCCAAAAGATAAAACAATACATGGCTTATTTGAGGAACAGGCAGAATTGACTCCTGACAAAGTAGCGTTGGTGTTTGGAGAACAACAAGTTACCTACCGACAATTAGATGAAAAAGCAAGTCAATTAGCAGCTTTTTTACGTGGGAAGGGAGTTCAACAGCAAAGGATTGTTGCCATTCAAGCAACCCATTCTATTGAGCTTATAGTTGGTATTTTAGGGGTTCTCAAAACAGGAGCGGCGTATCTGCCTATTGAGCCTAATTACCCATCGGAACGAATCAATTATATGCTGAAGGATTCTGGTGCTTTCATCATGCTTACGAACCATGAGCTTGCTGATGAAATAGATTTCTCAGGAGAGATTTATCATTTCGTTCATGATGAAATATACCTCGATCCTCAAAATAATACTAGTGATAAGAGCTCACCTCATGATCTGGCTTATATGATATACACCTCTGGTTCCACAGGGCAGCCTAAGGGGGTCATGATTGAACATAATAGTCTTGTAAATTATATTTGGTGGGCACGAAAAACATATGTAGAAGAAAATGAGATATTTGCTCTCTATTCCTCCATATCCTTTGATCTTACCGTCACATCTATTTTTACCCCTCTACTCTCAGGGCATCAAATAGCTATATATCAGGATAACGGCGAGGATTTTATTTTACACAAGGTTTTTAACGATAATAAAGCAACCATTGTTAAAGTAACTCCTGCGCATTTAACGTTGATCAAGGATTTAGATAATAAAAATTCGTCTATCCAAAAGTTTATCGTCGGCGGAGAAAATTTAAAAGTAGCGATTGCTAAACAAGTGGAGGAGAGCTTTAATGGACAGATCGAAATTTATAATGAGTATGGACCTACCGAAGCAACGGTAGGCTGTATGATCTATAAATATGCAAGTGATAAAGATACGGGAGTCTCAGTTCCAATTGGATCAGCCATAGATAATACTCAGATCTATATCTTAGATAAATATTTACAACCAGTACCCACTGGAATAAAGGGAGAAATTTATATTTCAGGGGATGGAGTGGCTAAAGGCTACCTAAATCGAGAAGAGCTAACGAATGAGCGCTTTATTGATCATCCCTTTTTATCTGGAAAGAAAATGTACAAAACAGGCGATGTAGCTAAATACCTTTCGGACTCAATCATTGAATATGTAGGTAGATCCGATAATCAGGTGAAGATTAGAGGTCATAGGATTGAGCTTGGAGAGATTGAGCGATACTTACTAGAGCATTCTATGATTAAAAATGTGATTGTCATAGATAGAGAAAATGCAAAAGGTGATAAGCTGCTTTATGCCTATTTTGTAAGTGATGAGGAGATTGATGTCGCTGAACTTAAAAAATGGCTTTCCACCTACGTTCCATCCTTTATGATCCCCAATCGAATGATTAAATTGGAACAATTGCCACTTACCATCAATGGGAAATTAAACATGCATGAATTGCCATTTGATGATGAGAGTGAGCTAGAAATGATCAGCCCTAGGAATGAACGTGAAGAACAGCTTGTTAAGGTAATGGGAGAAGTGCTTGGCATTGCTGAAATAAGTATGAATGATAATTTCTACCAAATAGGTGGAGATTCAATTAAAGCCATTCAGATTTCTTCCAAGCTTAAAAATATGAATATGGAGCTTCATATAAAGGATATTTTGGAAAAAGAATTAGTAGAAGAAATAGCAGCTACTATCAAAGAGAATCATACACAGAAGATCATTGACCAAGGTGTCAGTACAGGGACAATCAATCAGACACCAATCATTCAATGGTTTTTCTCACAACAATTTGAGCAAGAAAACCATTTTAATCAATCGGTTCTGCTAGCCTGTAAAAAATCAATTGATAAGCAAATCATTGCGACTGCTATCAAAAAGCTTGTAGAGCATCATGATATGTTACGAGTACGTTGCGACCGCAATACCAAAGAATTGTTTTATCAAAACGATCATATACATGAAACAAATTATTTCGTTTATTACGATTTAACCCATGAACCTGAAGAGATGAAATTTGAAAAAATGAAAGAGCTTGGTTCTATAACAAAATCAAGCTTTCATCTGGAAGAAACCCCCTTATTCAAAGCGTGTATTTTCCAGTTGGGAGAAGAAGAGCAATACCTTTTGTTTACAGCACATCATATAGTGGTAGATGGTGTTTCATGGAGGATCCTAATAGAGGATTTCACTTCTGGAGTAGAACAGCTACAGCATCATCAAGAAATTTCACTTCCATTAAAGACACATTCTTTTGGTGAATGGGCAAGACAACTAGCTACGTATAGTCTCCATGTAACGCAAACGGATCAGGCTCTTCGTTATTGGAAGGATACCACTATACAAAGTTTCCAATTCCTTACAGATTTTGATAGGGGAATAGATGATGTGAAATCCTCATCGACTATGCAAGCCTATCTAGATGGAGCATGGATCAAGGATTTTTCCGTGTTAATTAATGATGTATATGGACTAGAGCTGTATGAAGGATTGCTGATTGGATTATTAGTAACCGTGCATCAATCAGCGAAGGAACAAGATATTGTGATTGAATTAGAGGGGCACGGAAGGGAAACCATACATGACGAAATAGATATCTCCAGGACAGTGGGTTGGTTTACTAGCATGTATCCTGCACATTTCTCGATCACAGATATGGGATTGGAACACATTATAAAACACGTAAAAGAACAGATAAGGGCAATCCCGCACAAAGGTTTTACCTATGGAGTTCTAAAATATCTGACGAAAGAACTACAGGAGGAAATAGGAAAAGGAATCAGGTTTAATTACTTGGGTCATTTCGATAATGTTTTACAAGGCGATTTTACTATGGCAGACCTTGATTGTGGAGCAGATATCGGAAGCAATAATCATCTGACCGCTCTACTAGATATAAATGTATGGATCGCCAATGGACAGCTACAAATAAATGTTACGTATAGCACCAACAGATTCAGAGAAGAAACGATCCAGCAATTTTTGAACGAATATTTGGACAGCCTTAACGAAATCCGTAATTACTGCTTGCAAAAAAATGATAAAGAATTTACTCCATCAGATTTTGAAACTGCTGATATATCTCAAGATGATTTGGACGGTTTATTTATCTAG
- the loaP gene encoding antiterminator LoaP produces MIKKSKRGFIVSWYALFVETGKENVVEKILTNHFDQHVFRCLVPKKIVSEKKNGVSYDSIKTLFPGYIFIQTNIISTIYYDLMSIPMTYYMVNCGKYKNDNCQTYYSEIPEEDMNWILQITDKEGLLSYSDVIIEDRQVQVITGPLQGMEAFIKKIDKRKKRAKIEIELLGEIKTLDVGINILSR; encoded by the coding sequence GTGATAAAAAAGAGTAAAAGGGGATTTATTGTGAGTTGGTACGCTCTTTTTGTTGAAACCGGAAAAGAAAATGTAGTCGAAAAAATTCTTACAAATCATTTCGATCAGCACGTTTTCAGATGTCTGGTTCCTAAAAAAATTGTATCTGAAAAGAAAAACGGAGTGAGTTATGATTCTATAAAGACCTTGTTCCCCGGCTATATTTTTATTCAGACAAACATTATTTCTACGATTTATTATGATTTAATGAGCATTCCCATGACTTATTATATGGTGAATTGTGGTAAATATAAGAATGATAACTGCCAAACGTATTACTCTGAAATACCAGAAGAGGATATGAATTGGATTTTACAAATCACTGATAAAGAAGGGCTACTTTCTTATAGTGATGTCATCATTGAGGATAGGCAGGTTCAGGTGATCACTGGCCCCTTACAAGGGATGGAAGCATTCATTAAGAAAATTGATAAGAGAAAGAAACGAGCAAAAATTGAAATTGAATTATTAGGCGAAATAAAAACACTAGATGTTGGAATAAACATTTTGAGTAGATAA
- the prpD gene encoding 2-methylcitrate dehydratase: MQKNMELNKTDELIEQITDYVLHKEITSSEAYETARYVLLDTLGCGILALNYPECTKLMGPIVAGTVVPHGCRVPGTPFVLDPVRGAFNIGCMVRWLDYNDTWLAAEWGHPSDNLGGILAVADYISRVRISEGKEPLTMHNVLEAMIKAHEIQGVLALENSLNRVGLDHVLFVKIATTAVVSQMLGGTREEINNALSNAWLDNSSLRTYRHAPNTGSRKSWAAGDATSRGVQLAMMALKGEMGYPTALTASGWGFQDVLFNKQQIKLARALDSYVMENVLFKVSYPAEFHAQTAAECAIQLHPEVIDRFDMIDSIQITTHESAVRIIDKVGPLNNPADRDHCLQYITAIGLIYGDIRADHYENAVAADPRIDLLRDKMIVVENKQYSVDYLDPSKRSIPNAVQLHYKDGSSSEKVECEYPLGHRFRRVEAIPKIIEKFVENVSTHYSHNQVNKMKEVCMNSNRLTNMSVTQFVELFLI, translated from the coding sequence TTGCAAAAAAATATGGAGTTAAACAAAACAGATGAGTTGATTGAGCAAATTACAGATTATGTATTACATAAAGAGATTACCAGTTCCGAAGCCTATGAGACTGCCAGATATGTCTTATTGGATACACTAGGGTGTGGAATTTTAGCATTAAACTATCCGGAATGCACAAAGCTGATGGGACCCATTGTTGCTGGGACAGTTGTTCCCCATGGTTGCAGGGTACCTGGCACACCATTTGTTCTTGATCCAGTAAGAGGAGCTTTTAATATCGGTTGCATGGTTCGTTGGCTTGATTATAATGACACATGGCTAGCGGCAGAGTGGGGACATCCATCAGATAACCTTGGAGGAATTTTAGCTGTTGCCGATTATATAAGTCGGGTTCGTATCTCGGAAGGGAAAGAGCCGCTAACCATGCATAACGTGCTGGAAGCGATGATTAAAGCCCATGAAATTCAGGGTGTGCTAGCACTAGAAAATAGCTTAAATCGTGTTGGGCTCGATCATGTATTGTTTGTAAAAATCGCTACAACAGCAGTGGTGTCACAGATGCTTGGAGGGACGCGCGAAGAAATTAACAATGCATTATCAAATGCTTGGCTTGATAACAGTAGTTTACGGACATATAGACACGCCCCGAATACTGGATCACGCAAATCGTGGGCTGCTGGCGATGCGACCAGCAGAGGGGTTCAGTTAGCGATGATGGCTCTCAAGGGAGAGATGGGCTATCCAACAGCACTTACTGCATCAGGCTGGGGATTCCAAGATGTATTATTCAATAAACAGCAGATAAAGCTGGCCCGAGCGCTGGATTCCTATGTAATGGAGAATGTGCTATTTAAGGTCTCATATCCAGCCGAATTCCATGCACAAACAGCAGCAGAATGCGCGATCCAGCTACATCCAGAAGTAATAGATCGTTTTGATATGATTGATAGCATTCAAATTACAACGCATGAATCAGCTGTTCGGATTATTGATAAGGTAGGGCCTTTGAATAATCCTGCTGATCGTGATCACTGCTTACAATATATTACTGCCATTGGCTTGATTTATGGTGATATTAGAGCTGATCACTATGAAAATGCAGTAGCAGCTGATCCAAGAATAGATTTGCTAAGAGACAAGATGATTGTTGTTGAAAATAAACAATACAGTGTTGACTACCTCGACCCGAGCAAGCGCTCGATCCCGAATGCAGTTCAGTTGCATTATAAAGATGGTTCTTCTTCAGAAAAGGTGGAGTGCGAATATCCATTAGGTCACCGCTTTCGCAGAGTAGAAGCTATCCCAAAAATTATTGAAAAATTTGTTGAGAATGTGAGTACTCATTATTCACATAACCAGGTAAATAAAATGAAAGAGGTTTGCATGAATTCAAATAGATTGACCAATATGTCTGTTACCCAATTTGTAGAATTATTTTTAATCTAG
- a CDS encoding methyl-accepting chemotaxis protein, whose protein sequence is MIEKLRNVSVGKKLSLLIGSLILFVAIANAMSINVLNTITKNTDQILEDRLVPSIILGSYASLNQYLHVKILEDMLESDLQKSRNIEKEALETLEKNKQHLAAYKETRLSPEEEVLINSMLSIYPKYTDAVTHTLELTSDNKNQEAYEFFKTKGLTILEEMDKLVDDLYELNIQLAEQVSEESSKEASNTRSLLIFITILLMAIGAFLGIAFARMIIRPLKKVSEVMKKTEEGDFTQKVDYAYADEIGQTAQAIDRMLHTLNGFTKQIAEATQQITVSSEQLNVSTSQTSTASEHIAANAQEVAEGTEYQVQLVEEATESLNKMAQKTNVVITSQVASVGEAVGYASQKSMEGNQAIEAAVCQMQSIHRVISNLEHAIQGLNKRSSEIEQIVDVISEIGKQTNLLALNATIEAARAGEHGRGFIVVADEVRKLAEQSANSAKRIGELINAIQDETAHAVHSMQRTTNEVTNGATAVGEVGKLFEEIQTSVDEVANQIKNVTSSVHSMTLDAEKIQSAVQSINDAALHSSSGSQNISAATQEQLVSMEEISASTGILSQIVADLRTQLNKFKV, encoded by the coding sequence ATGATTGAGAAACTGAGAAATGTCTCAGTAGGAAAAAAGTTATCTTTATTGATTGGCTCATTAATCCTTTTTGTTGCTATTGCTAATGCAATGAGCATCAACGTATTAAACACGATCACCAAAAACACGGATCAAATATTAGAGGATCGATTAGTGCCTTCCATTATATTAGGCAGCTACGCGTCTTTGAATCAGTACTTACATGTCAAAATTTTGGAAGACATGCTCGAAAGCGATCTTCAAAAAAGCCGAAATATAGAAAAAGAAGCTCTGGAGACATTGGAAAAAAATAAACAACATCTAGCCGCATACAAAGAAACTCGTTTATCTCCGGAAGAAGAAGTCCTAATTAACTCCATGCTCAGTATATATCCTAAATATACGGATGCTGTTACACATACCCTGGAATTAACAAGTGATAATAAAAACCAAGAAGCCTATGAATTTTTCAAAACAAAAGGTCTAACTATCTTAGAGGAAATGGATAAATTAGTAGATGATCTTTACGAATTGAACATCCAATTAGCCGAGCAAGTAAGCGAAGAAAGTTCGAAAGAGGCTAGCAATACAAGAAGCCTGCTTATTTTTATTACTATCCTGCTTATGGCGATTGGAGCTTTCTTGGGCATTGCATTTGCTAGAATGATTATCAGGCCACTCAAAAAAGTGAGTGAAGTGATGAAAAAGACAGAAGAAGGAGATTTTACACAGAAGGTTGATTATGCTTATGCAGATGAAATCGGTCAAACTGCACAAGCAATCGACCGCATGCTCCACACATTGAATGGATTTACGAAGCAAATTGCAGAAGCAACACAACAGATAACCGTATCTTCTGAACAACTCAATGTAAGCACCTCTCAGACGAGTACGGCAAGTGAACACATTGCAGCAAATGCGCAAGAGGTAGCTGAAGGAACGGAATACCAGGTACAGCTCGTTGAGGAGGCTACTGAAAGCCTAAATAAGATGGCACAAAAAACGAATGTTGTCATCACCTCTCAAGTTGCTTCCGTTGGCGAAGCCGTAGGTTACGCATCTCAAAAATCAATGGAAGGAAATCAGGCTATCGAGGCTGCAGTTTGCCAGATGCAATCGATACATCGCGTTATCTCAAACCTCGAACATGCCATTCAAGGTTTGAATAAACGCTCTTCTGAGATTGAACAAATTGTAGATGTCATATCAGAAATTGGAAAACAAACGAATCTGCTGGCTTTAAACGCAACAATCGAGGCTGCTCGGGCAGGAGAACATGGACGCGGCTTTATTGTCGTTGCAGATGAAGTGCGTAAGCTTGCTGAACAATCCGCTAATTCAGCCAAAAGGATAGGCGAGTTGATTAACGCTATCCAGGATGAAACAGCCCATGCGGTACATTCCATGCAAAGAACGACAAATGAGGTCACAAATGGGGCGACCGCCGTCGGTGAAGTAGGTAAATTGTTTGAGGAAATACAGACATCGGTAGACGAAGTAGCCAATCAAATCAAAAACGTGACATCTTCGGTACATAGCATGACACTTGACGCCGAGAAGATACAGTCTGCTGTTCAATCTATTAATGATGCAGCATTACATTCTTCATCTGGGTCCCAAAATATATCAGCTGCGACACAAGAGCAGCTCGTTTCCATGGAAGAAATATCTGCATCAACCGGAATCTTGTCTCAGATAGTGGCTGATCTTCGAACACAACTTAACAAATTCAAAGTCTAA
- the prpB gene encoding methylisocitrate lyase produces MAWIVDHPSSQAELANKFKELMSAPELLQIPGAHDAMAALIAKQAGFSALYLSGAAYTASCGLPDLGIVTSTEVAQRARELIRATDLPVLVDIDTGFGGILNVSRTAREMLEANVAAVQLEDQQLPKKCGHLNGKKLVTTEEMIQKIIAIKKSAPSMVIVARTDARSVEGLESAIERALAYVEAGADAIFPEALESEEEFRAFSQRISVPLLANMTEFGKTPYYTTEEFTKMGYQMVIYPVTSLRVAAKAYERVFQVIKKQGTQKNEIANMQTRSELYTAISYNEFEELDKEIAKTILTKEQ; encoded by the coding sequence ATGGCTTGGATTGTGGATCATCCGTCGTCTCAAGCTGAACTGGCAAATAAGTTCAAAGAGCTGATGAGTGCACCTGAACTTTTGCAAATCCCGGGTGCACACGATGCGATGGCTGCTCTAATTGCAAAACAGGCTGGATTTTCGGCTCTGTATTTATCGGGTGCAGCCTATACAGCCAGTTGTGGTTTACCAGACCTAGGAATCGTCACATCTACAGAGGTGGCTCAAAGAGCAAGGGAATTAATACGTGCTACAGATTTACCAGTATTGGTAGATATAGATACAGGATTTGGCGGTATCCTTAATGTTTCCCGCACTGCTAGAGAAATGCTGGAGGCTAATGTTGCTGCTGTTCAATTAGAGGACCAGCAGCTTCCTAAAAAATGCGGACACTTAAATGGAAAAAAACTTGTGACTACAGAAGAAATGATACAGAAGATTATAGCGATCAAGAAATCAGCGCCATCTATGGTCATTGTAGCTCGTACAGATGCTCGATCAGTAGAAGGCTTGGAGTCAGCAATTGAAAGGGCACTTGCTTATGTTGAAGCAGGAGCGGATGCAATATTCCCTGAAGCGCTAGAATCAGAAGAGGAGTTTCGTGCATTTTCCCAACGCATTTCCGTACCTTTGTTAGCAAACATGACTGAATTTGGAAAAACACCGTATTATACGACAGAGGAATTTACTAAGATGGGCTATCAAATGGTCATTTATCCGGTAACGTCTCTGAGAGTGGCAGCAAAAGCATACGAACGTGTTTTTCAAGTAATTAAAAAACAGGGTACACAAAAAAATGAAATTGCTAACATGCAGACCAGAAGTGAATTGTATACAGCTATTTCCTATAATGAGTTTGAAGAGTTAGATAAGGAAATAGCGAAAACGATTTTAACAAAAGAACAATAG